From the Streptomyces sp. SN-593 genome, the window CGTCCGCGCCGGCCGCGACGAACAGGAGCAGGACGACGGCGCCGACGATCAGCAGCCACATCACGGGCGCTCACCGCCCGCGGTGCAGCCGACCTGGCACACGAGCTTCTGCGCGCCGGAGGGCCAGCGGTCGCCGGAGGGGTCCGGCGCCCACGGGCCGCGCGCGTTGCCGCAGCGGTGGCACTCGGGCATCTCGGGCTCGGAGTTGTTCCAGGCGGAGAGCAAAGCGGACTCCAGCGGGTCCGGGCGCTCGGCCAGCGGCATGACCGCGGTCGGGGCGGGCTCGGTGCGCGCGTCCACGTGCGACAGGGCGATCCACGCGCTGTGGTCCTCGACCATCACGACCGGGGTGTGGCGGTCAGCCACCCACGCGGCGGTGCGGGTGCGGGTCAGCAGCGGCTCGTCCTCGCGCGTCTCCGGGTACGCGGCCACCGGCGTGCCGACCGGGTGCGACGCGTCCACCACGGCCTGGCTCTCGTCGTCCTCGCTCGGCTGCTGCGCGGCCAACTGCTGCTCCAGGTCGGAGACCTGCTTCCGCAGGGCCCCGAGCGAGTCCTCCCGCGGGATACGGACCGACACGATCAGCGGCACACCCAGCCAGTCGGTGTACAGCTCGTGGTCCTCGGTGTCGGAGTGGAACGAGCTGGTGATCTTCACCGTGCCGCCGAAGAACTCCTCCGCCGCGGCCAGCAACTCCGCGGGCGCGTCCATCCGCAGGCTGTACCGCATCCGCAGCTCGCCGACGGCGTCGAGGGAGAAGTAGGGCTGGAACAGCCGGTTCGCCGGGATCAGGATGCGGCTGACCGGGTCGCTGGGGTCCTGGTAGAGGACTGCCACCAGCTCGGCGAGTGCCGCGGCCGCCTGAGGCAGCGGGATAGGGTCAGACATGGCTCTCTCTTTCGGGTTCGATCGCTGGATGAGGGCTGTTGGGGCCGTCCGGGTCACGTCCGGGCGGCCCGCTTGCGCTCTACTGCTCGTAGGCGGCGCTGCGCAGCGCCTGCCAGTCGGTCAGCGGCATGTGCACGTCGACGTGGCCTCCGTCCTCGACGGCCCGGCTGTTCGAAACCGCCTGGCGGACCACCGCCCGTAGGTGGCGGCCGTGTTCGCGCTCGGCGCTGACCACCCGCTGGGCCTCCTCGAACATCGCGATCAGGTCCCTGCGGGCCTGACCACTTTTAGTGGTCACAGTCGACATGCGAAAACCTCTGTTCAGTCGGTGCTGTTCAGTTCCTGCTCGGCCAGCCAGGCCAGGACGATGGACCGCCGGTAGCGGATGCCGCCGGACTCGTACTTGATGCTCCGGGGGCCGGTGCCGCGGTGCCGCCACTGGCCGAGGGTGCCGACCGGTACGCGGAGAACGTCCGAGACCTCCTTGGGGGTCAGAAGGATGTCCTCCTGACCACTTTCGGTGGTCAGTACGGTCATGATCACTCCTTGTGCCTTCAACTGCTTGGCCGGTTTGGCCCTTGCGGGGCCCAGCTAAGCACAGCCACAGTGACGTGGCAACTAATAGTTGTCATCTCGTTCATGCCGTTACATGACCGATGGGAATGCCGACCATGTTGCTGCGCGCGTTGCGCGTTACGATCAGCCACCTGTATGCGCCTAGTGAGGGTGGCTTGTTGATGGGGCATCTGACCGGCCGGTTGGAGCAGATCTTGGCCGACCGCCAGTTGACCGAACGGCAGGCGGCCGCGCGCTGCGGGATGCCGTACGAGTCCTTCCGGAAGGTCCTCCGGGGCCTTAGCGCACGGCCCCGCGATGCCACGTTGGAACGGATCGCCGAAGGGCTCGGCGTGCCGGCCGACGTCCTCTTTCGCGAGCGCGCTCGCGACTCCGGCGAACTGCTCTCCGCTCCGCCGGTCGAGGACATCACCACCAGCGAGGCTCTGCAGATCGCCATCGCGCGAGTGGAAGAAATTCCGGCCGACGAGCTCGAAGCGGTTCGTCGCCAAGCCGAAGAGCTTCTGCGCAGCATCCAGCGAGGGGCGAACGAGTAGGCCAAACGCTTGGTGACGCCGAACGGATCTGAACACGAAGCGTCATCATACGCACACAAATTCTTCACCAAGCCCTGTTTTTTTCTCCACCTTACGAGTAAAGATGGTTCTCCTTGCACATGGGCGCGCAGCTGAACGCGCGTAGGAGGGGGCCGCCATGGCAGTGCATAGGGCGGTTCTGCGTGAGCTGAATCCAGCCATCGGAGGACTGATCATCCGCGACGTGCGGAACGGGGACTGGCTAGTCGCCCTCACGCCGAACGTCGCCGCCGGGGACCGCTGCGTGATCTTCAACGCGTTGATGACGCAGCTCGACCAGTGGGAGCAACAGGGCCACTCGATGACCGAGGTACGTAAGTACCTCGCCGGGATGGCGGTGGTGTAGCAGTGGGGTACGTCCACGACCTTTGGTACAAGAAAGGGCCGGCCGGACGGAAGGTCCAGACGAAATACCACGGGAAGGGGAAGCGCTGGCAGGCCCGGTGGGAGACGCCGGACGGCGAGCCGAAGACCCGCCTCTTTGAGAAGCAGGTCGATGCACAGAAGCACGTCACCAAGATGGACCATGCGGTCCTGGCGGGCGACTACCTGGACCCAGAAGCCGGGAAAGTCAAGGTCGGCGACTTCGCGCTCAAGACGTGGCTGCCGGCCCAGGACATCAAGGGACGAACTGAGATCGAGTACAGGGGCGTACTCGACCGCTACCTGATTCCTGAGTGGGGCCGACGGCAGATACGGACGATCAAGCCCTCCGAGGCGAAAGCGTGGCAGGCGCTCCTCGCGAGTAAGTACGAGCTGACCGGGACCACGCCTAACAGGGTCGCGAGGCACGTCCGCAGCGTGTTTCGCCTGGCGGTCTTCGACAAGGCGATCAGGGCATCGCCGTTCGAGGGGATCAAGGCGCCGACGCTGACGGAGACGAAGGTCTATCCGCCGGACGTCGCCGAAGCCCGCCAGATCATTGCCGCGGCCTACACCGCCCTCTGGCGGGCGATGTTCGAGGTGTGCGCTCTCACCGGCCTGCGCAGTGGAGAACTGCGCGGGATGCGGTTGGAGAAGTTCGATGCCCTCCGGATGGCCTACCGGGTCGATCAGCAGCTGGTGTACGAGCGCGGCAAGGGCATGTACCTGGACGACCTCAAGACCGGTGCGGGGAAGCGGGTGCTCCCGTTGAACCGACGGGCGGTCGACGTCATCGCCGCGTACGTCGCCGGGCATCCCCCGCCCAAGAACGGCCCCTGGGCCGGCCTGATCTTCGCCATGCCGGGCGGCAAGCCGATAGGTGAGAGCACCATCGACTGGGCCATCAAACAGACCTGCCGCTACGCCAAGACCGAGGCGCGCCACCTGCACGAGCTTCGCCACCACTACGCCTCGGTGCTGATCGCCGGCGGCGAGAGTCCGAGCGTGGTCCAGCAGCGCCTCGGTCACAAGGACGTCCTCACGACGCTGAGGATCTACAGCCATCTGTTCAACGAGGCGAAGGAGACGACGAGGAACGTCCTGGATGCGGCCTGGGCCATCCCGAGTAAGGATGAGAAGCGGCTCGCGTCGGTCACCAAGATCACGTAATTCTCACGTAATTCCGTTCGCGGAAGGGGACAGAATGCACAGGTCGGTCCATGATCTGCATAGTCTCCACTGGATGTTCCAGGCGGAGAACGTCTGAGGCGCCGTGCGCGACTCCCGGAGGATCCGCTCGACCCGGGCACGGACGCACCGTGCCCGGGTCCGTGCACGGTGCCGGCCCGCCCCGGAGCCGATAGCCGGCACGCCCGTGGCGCCGGCCCGGCCGGTGACGCGGGTGGCTCGGGCGGCGGCGCGGGTACGGGAGTCGGCGGTGCGAGGAGGGCGGCCGACGGTGCGAGCCGCGGGGCCCGGGCCGGGCGCGCCCGGCTCTGACACGTCCGCGGCGGGCGTCAGAGCCGGCGGTGCGAAGGGCGTCCGCGTGGCGCTGGCCCTGACCGGCGGCGCCCTGTGGTGGCTGGCGGTCCTGCGTTTCGGCCTGCGGCCCGACCCCTCCACCGGCCCGGCCGCGGGCCTGCACGCCGCGATCGTGGCCGGCGGCTGGAGCCTCGGCCTGATTCCCATGCACGCGGTGCCCGTACGGCGGCCGGCGGCCACGCCGAGCCGCCCCACGCCGCCGTCCGGAGCCCCGGCCGCCGCGGACGTCCCCGCGCGGGGCGGTCAGCCGTGGGGCGGCGAGGACGGCGAGGACGGTGTCGCCGGGCCCTGACCCGGTGCCGGTCCCCGCTGGCAGCGCGGGCACCAGTAGGCCACCCGGTCCTGCTGCCGGTCCTGCGATCCGTGCCGGGCCGATCGCACCGTCGTGCCGCACCGCAGGCAGGGCTGGTGCTCGCGGCCGTACACCCAGTGGGTGCGTCCGCGCCTGGTGTCCCCGGTCGTCACGTGGCCGGGGCGGTCTCTGTTCGCCACCAGCAGCCGCCGGGCCAGCGCCACCAACCGTTCCGGCGCCGGTACCCGACCGAACGGTGTCCACGGTGTCACCCCGCGCAGGAAACACAGCTCGGCGACGTAGACGTTGCCGACCCCGGCCAGGTTCCGCTGGTCCAGCAGCGCCTCCCCGACGGGGCGGTCCGGGTCCGCCGACAGCCGGGCGAGCGCCCGCGCCGCGTCCCAGTCCGGCCCGAGCAGGTCGGGGCCCAGATGGCCGACGGCCTCGTCCTCCTCGTCGGTGCGCAGCAGTTCCAGCACCGGTAGGCGGTAGCCGACCGCGACCCGGCCGTCCGTCTCCAGCACCGCCCGCACCTGGTGCGTGGGGCCACCCCGCCAACGCTCGCCGGCGCCGTACACGTGCCATGACCCTTCCATCCGCAGATGGCTGTGCAGCGTCATGCCGCCCTCGATACGGGTCATCAGGTGCTTGCCGCGCGCCACCACGTCGAGCACCTGCCGGCCCGCCAGGTCCACCGTCGCCAGCTTCGGTACGCGCAGGTCGGCGCGCACCAGTGCCTGCCCGGCCAGCGCCGCGTGCAGCCGGTGGGCGGTCAACCAGACCGTGTCTCCTTCGGGCATCCCCCCATGATGGCGCGTGCGACGGCGTCGCGGCGGTCCGGCACCTGCCGAGCGGGCGGGAGGCACCTGGTCCGGGGGCCGGGTTAGGCGGCGCGTCCCGTCCGCCGCGTGGGGCCGGCCGGCGGCGCGGGCGGGGCGCTGGTGGAGGTGGAGGCGGCGGTGCGGGTGGGGAGGGGAGGGGCCGGCGCGCCGGCCCCGCGGGCTGTGGGGGAGCACCGGGCACCGTCGGCCCGCCCTTTCGGGCGAACGACACGACGCCGCGGAGATCCAGACGAAGAACCCTAGCTGGGGCCTGTCCGGCGGATCCTGCCAGGCTCGCGGCATCCGGCATCCGGCATCCGGCATCCGGCATCCGGCACCGCACCTCCCTGCGTTGTCGAATCACCCACGTACGACCCGGTACGCGGATGTTCCTCCGCCTTGCGATGCACGGCACCGGACGCCGCGAGCTCGACCGGCACGGTCCGCCGACAAGGCCCTAGTGGTCCTCCCGCAAGCGCAGCCCGCGCGGAGTGGCGTGGAAGCCCGCCGCTTCCAGTGCCCGGCCCAACGGCGAGGTCAGGGCGGGCTCGCCGTTGGCCCGCTCCACCGTGAGGCGGCCCAGCGCGCCCTCGCGGACCGCGAGCGCCAGGGCGTCCGCCGCGGCCCCGACCCGTATCTCGTCCAATGGCCAGGCCAGCAGGGTCTTGCCGCCCCGCTCCACGTACAGGGCCAGCTCACCGTCGGCGAGCACCACCAGGGAGCCCGCCTTCCGGCCGGGCTTGTGGGAGACGCCCGCGGGCTGCTCCGGCCACGGCAGCGCGGCGCCGTAGGGATTGGCCGGGTCCGCGGCGGCCAGCACCACGGTCCGGGAACGGTCCGGGCGCTCCTCCTGCCGCTCCCGTGCGGTGTTCAGCGCCCGCAGCCGGTCCACCGCGCCCTCCATCGCGAACTGCGCCGCGCCCAGCCCCTCCACCACGTAGCCTCGCCTGGCCTGCCCGGTCTCCTCCAGCGCCGCCAGCACCCGGTAGGCCGCGGAGAAGCCGCCCGCCACGCCCTCGGCCGCCACCGCTCCCCGGGTGACCACGCCGTGCCGGTCGAGCAGGGTGTGGGTCAGCGCGTGGGCCCGCAGGGTCGGATCGGTCTCGGGCACCGGTACCAGGGACCAGCGGCCCGCGGTGGTCGGTGGGCCGGACCGGGAGGCGGTCGCCCGCGGTGAGCGGGCCGAGGCGAGCGAGCTGTACCTGCCGCGCGGCACCGCGCGCGGCGCCCGGTGCGCGGTCGCGCCCGCGGTGCGGCCCGAGCCGAGCAGTGCCCGCAGCGGGGCGAGCGTGTCGTTGGTCAGCCGCCCCGACCAGGCCAGGTCCCACACCGCGTCGGCGAGTTCCGGGTCGCTCGCCGAGAGCCCGGCGGCCCGCACCTGCTCCCCGATCTGCCGGAAGAACAGGCCGTACCCGCCCGACAGCGCGCCGAGCACCGCCGAGTGCAGTTCCGTCAGCTCCAACGGCTGCGGGGTCGGCAGCAACAAGGGCGCACTTTCGGACAAATACAGCGACACCCATCCGTCCTTGCCGGGCAGCGCCCCCGCCCCCGCCCACAGCACCTCGCCGGACGACGTCAACTCGTCCAGCATCGCCGGGGTGTAGCCGGCCACCCGGGACGGCAGCACCAGCTTCTCCAACGCCGACGCCGGCACCGCCACGCCCTGCAACTGCTCCACCGCCCGGGCGAGCCCGTCCATCCCCCGCAGGCCGTGCGTGCCGACGTGCTGCCACTGCGGCAGGAACACCCCGAGCGTCGCGGGCGGCACCGGTTCCAGCTCCTGCCGCAGCGCGGCGAGCGAACGGCGCCGCAGCCGGCGCAGCACCCCTGCGTCGCACCATTCCTGGCCGGCCCCGCCCGGACGGAACTCGCCCTCCGCCAGCCGCCCCGCCGCCGCCAGCCGCCTCAGTGTGCCGTCCGCCACGGCTCCACCCAGCCCGAACCGCGCCGCCGCCTCACCGGTCGTGAACGGGCCGTGCGTGCGGGCGTACCGCGCCAGCAGGTCGCCCAGCGGGTCCTTGACCGGTTCGGTGAACGCCACCGGCACACCCACGGGCAGCGCCGTGCCCAGCGCGTCCCGCAGCCGTCCGGCGTCCTCGACCGCCGCCCAGTACTCCTCCCCGGCGATCCGCACCCGGATCGCGCGCCGCGCCGCCTCCAGTTCGGCAGGCCACTGCGCGTGCGCGCCCCGCACGGCCAGTTCGGTGCCCGTCAGCGGACCGAGCACCCGCAACAGGTCCGCGACCCCCTCGGCGTCCTTGACCCGCCGGTCCTCGGTCAGCCACTGCAACTCGCTGTCCAGATCGGCCAGCACGTCGGGATCGAGCAACTCCCGCAACTCGGCCTGGCCCAGCAACTCCGCGAGCAGCCGCGAGTCCAGCGACAGCGCGGCCGCCCTGCGCTCGGCGAGCGGCGAGTCCCCCTCGTAGAGGAACTGCGCGACGTATCCGAACAGCAGCGAGCGGGCGAAGGGCGAGGGCTCCTGCGTGGTCACCTCGACCAGCCGAACCCGGCGCGCCTCGATGTCGCCCATCAGCTCCACCAGACCCGGCACGTCGAACACGTCCTGAAGGCACTCGCGGATCGCCTCCAGCACGATCGGGAACGACCCGAACTCCGACGCCACCTGGAGCAGTTGCGAGGCGCGCTGCCGCTGCTGCCACAGCGGCGTCCGCCGTCCGGGGCTGCGGCGCGGCAGCAGCAGCGCCCGCGCCGCGCACTCCCTGAACCGCGAGGCGAACAGCGCGGACCCACCCACCTGGTCGGTCACCAACTGCTCGATCTCGCCCTTGTCGAAGGCCACGTCTCCCGCGCCCACCGGCGACCGGTCCGGGTCGAACTCCGCGCCCCGCGCGACCGGATCGGCGTCCAGCAGGTCGAGGCCCATCAGATCGGCGTCCGGAAGGCGCAGCACGATCCCGTCGTCGGCGTGCATGGCCTGCGCGTCCAGTCCGTAGCGCTCCTGGAGCCGGGCGCCCAGCGCCAGGGCCCACGGGGCGTGCACCTGGGCGCCGAACGGCGAGTGGATGATCACCCGCCAGTCGCCCAGTTCGTCCCTGAAGCGCTCCACGACGACGGTGCGGTCGTCGGGCACGTGGCCGCACGCCTGCCGCTGCTCCGCGAGGTACGACAGCACGTTGTCGACCGCCCACCGGTCCAGGCCGGCCGCCGACAGGCGCTGCCGGGCCGCCTCGTCGGGCAGCGCGCCGACTTCCCGCAGCCAGCGGCCCAGCGCCCGGCCCAGCTCCAGCGGACGTCCCAACTGGTCGCCCTTCCAGAAGGGCAGCCGCCCCGGCACGCCCGGCGCGGGGGAGACCAGGACCCGGTCGCGGGTGATGTCCTCGATCCGCCAGGAGGTGGTGCCCAGGGTGAAGACGTCGCCCACCCGGGACTCGTACACCATCTCCTCGTCCAGCTCCCCGACCCTGCCGCCGCCCTTCTTCGGGTCCGCGCCCGCCAGGAAGACCCCGAACAGCCCGCGGTCCGGGATGGTGCCGCCTGAGGTGACCGCGAGCCGCTGGGCCCCGGGCCGGCCGGTGAGTGTGTTGGCCACCCGGTCCCACACCAGGCGGGGGCGCAACTCCGCGAACGCGTCCGACGGGTAGCGGCCCGCCAGCATGTCCAGCACCGCGGTGTACGCGGAGTGGGGGAGCGACGCGAACGGGGCCGCCTGCCGGACGAGGGCGAGCAACTCGTCCACGTCCCAGGTGTCCAGGGCGGTCATCGCCACGATCTGCTGGGCCAGCACGTCCAGCGGGTTGGACGGCACCCGCAGCGACTCGATGGCCCCTTCCCGCATCCGCTCCGTGACCACCGCGGACTGCACCAGGTCGCCCCGGTACTTCGGGAAGACCGCCCCGGTGGACACCGCTCCCACCTGGTGGCCGGCCCGGCCCACCCGCTGCAGCCCCGACGCGACCGAGGGCGGGGACTCGACCTGGACCACCAGGTCGACCGCGCCCATGTCGATACCCAGCTCCAGGCTCGACGTGGCGACCACCGCGGGCAGCCGACCCGCTTTCAGGTCCTCCTCCACCAGCGCCCGCTGCTCCTTGGACACCGAGCCGTGGTGCGCGCGGGCCAGCACCGCAGGAGCACCCTTGGCCGCACCCGACTGCGCCATGACCTGCGCGGGGGAGTGCGCCTCGGACAGCGGTTCGCCCTCGGCGCGCTCCTGGCCGATCTCGTTGAGCCGGTTGCACAGGCGCTCGGCCAGCCGCCGGGAGTTGGCGAAGACGATCGTGGAGCGGTGGGCCTGCACCAGGTCCGCGATGCGCTCCTCGACATGCGGCCAGATCGACGGCCGTTGCGCGGCGCCCGCGGCCGGACCGCTGTGCTCCGCCGCGTCCGCCACCGGCGAGCCGCCCAGTTCCCCCAGATCCTCCACCGGCACGACCACGGACAGCTCGAACCGCTTCTGGGAGGGCGGCTGCACGACCGCCACCCGCCGCTGCGGGGAGAGGAAGCGGGCCACCTCGTCCACCGGCCGGACCGTGGCCGACAGGCCGATCCTCCGGGCCGGCCGGTCCAGCAGCCGGTCCAGGCGCTCGAGGGAGAGCGCCAGGTGGGCACCGCGCTTGGTGCCGGCGACCGCGTGCACCTCGTCCACGATCACCGTCTCGATCCCGGCCAGGGCCTCCCGCGCGGCGGAGGTGAGCATGAGGAAGAGGGACTCGGGGGTGGTGATGAGGATGTCCGGCGGGCGGGTGACCAGCGAGCGGCGCTCCGCCGCGGGCGTGTCACCCGATCGGATACCGACCCGCACCTCGGGCTCGGGCAGTCCGAGCCGCACGGACTCCTGCCGGAGTCCCGCCAGCGGGCTGCGCAGGTTGCGCTCCACGTCCACCGCGAGCGCCTTCATCGGCGACACGTACAGCACCCGGCAGCGGCGGCGGGCCTCCGCCGGCGGCGGGGTGGCGGCCAACCGGTCCAGCGCGGCCAGGAACGCCGCCAGTGTCTTGCCCGAGCCGGTGGGCGCCACGACCAGGACGTCGGAGTCCGCCGCGATGGCGGACCACGCGCCGGCCTGGGCCGCGGTGGGCTCGCGGAACGCCCCCTGGAACCACGCACGGGTCGCGGGGGAGAAGGAGTCGAGGCTGCTGTGCGGATCGGACGGAGGACCGGACGGAGCGGACGGACTGGACATGACCCCATCCTGCCTCGCCGTACCGACACCGCGCCGACGACCACTCGTCCGGCTGTGGACAACTCCTGGCGCGCTCACGCCACAATGTCCCCATGACCGCGCGTGAGCAGGCACGATTCTGGGAGCACCCGGACCTGCCCGGGGTCGATCTGCTGCGCGCCCGCTACGTCCGGCACACCTTTTCCCGCCACGTCCACGACGGCTACGTGATCGCCGCGGTCACCGGAGGGGTGGAGGGCATCGGTCTGCCCGGCGGCGCCGAGGTGGCCGGCGAGGGCGGCGTCGTGCTGATCAATCCGGAGGTCCCGCACACGGCGTACGCGGGGGCCGCCGGCGGCTGGAGCTACCGGGTGCTCTACCCGTCGACGGCCGTCGTGTCGGCCGTGGCGGCCGAGACCGGCGGGCCGCGCGGCACCCCTTCCTTCACCGGCCCGGTCGTCGCCGATCCGGCCGCCGCCCGCCTGATCGCCGCGGTCCACGAAGCGGCCGAGCAGGACGACGTGCTCGCCGCCGAGACGTTTCTGCGCCTGGTGGTGGCCAGGCTGCTGTCCCGGCACGGCGCGGGGGCCACCCGCGGCCTGCCCGGGCGCGCCGCTGCCCCCGGCGCCGCCGCCCGGGCCCGCGAACTGCTCACCGAGCGGCTGGCCGACCCGCCGAGCCTCGACGCCCTCGCCGCCGCCACCGGCGCCGGGCCGTTCGCGCTGCTGCGGGCCTTCAAGGCCGCCTACGGCCTTCCCCCGCACGCCTGGCTGACCGGCGAGCGGGTCCGCGCCGCCCGCCGCCTCCTCGACGCCGGTGTCCCTCCGGCCGAGGCCGCGACCGCCGTCGGCTTCACCGACCAACCCCACCTCAACCGGCACTTCGGCCGGATCGTCGGGGTGCCGCCCGGGGCGTACCAGCGGGACCGGAGGACCGTACGAGCACGCTGACCGGGACCGGCCGGACGCGCGGGCGGGCCTCGCTGCCCCCGAGGCCCGGCGCCGTACGGGCGGAGACCGGTGGGAGGGCCGCCGTACGGGCGGGGCGCGGCCGTGATCGCGGGGGCTTCCGCGCCGCAAGAACGTACAAGACCGGTGGGCGCCGGCCTCCCTAACCTGATCGGGTGAAAACAGAACAGACAGCGGGGCCGGAGACCGAGCGACCGCCAGCGAGGCCCCGAGCCGCGGTGGTCCGGGACGCCCTCGGAGTAGGGGTCGCCGTCGGACTGTCCGGGTTCGCCTTCGGAGTGACCTCGGCGGGCGCCGGACTGTCCGTCCTCCAAAGCTGTGTCCTGTCGCTGCTCGTCTTCACCGGGGCCTCGCAGTTCGCCCTGGTGAGCGCGCTCGGCGCGGGCGGCAGCCCGTTCGCCGCTGCCGCCGGGGCGTTCTTCCTGGGCACCCGCAACGCCTTCTACGGCCTGCGGCTCTCGCAGCTCCTCCGCCTGCCCGCCCCCGTACGGCCGCTCGCCGCCCAGTGGGTCATCGACGAGACCTCCGCGGTGGCCCTCGCCCAGCGCGGGCGGGCCGCCGCCCGGCTCGGTTTCACCGTCACGGGAGCGAGCCTCTACGCGCTGTGGAACCTCACCACGCTGCTCGGGGCCCTGGGCGCGTCGGCGCTCGGCGACCCGAACGCCTGGGGACTGGACGCGGCGGGCCCGGCCGTCTTCCTGGCCCTGCTGGCGCCCATGGTCAAGGGGCGTGCCGAACGCGCGGTGGCCGCGCTCGCCGTGCTGCTCGCGCTGGCCTGCCTGCCGGTGCTGCCGGCC encodes:
- a CDS encoding helix-turn-helix domain-containing protein, which codes for MPTMLLRALRVTISHLYAPSEGGLLMGHLTGRLEQILADRQLTERQAAARCGMPYESFRKVLRGLSARPRDATLERIAEGLGVPADVLFRERARDSGELLSAPPVEDITTSEALQIAIARVEEIPADELEAVRRQAEELLRSIQRGANE
- a CDS encoding Fpg/Nei family DNA glycosylase codes for the protein MPEGDTVWLTAHRLHAALAGQALVRADLRVPKLATVDLAGRQVLDVVARGKHLMTRIEGGMTLHSHLRMEGSWHVYGAGERWRGGPTHQVRAVLETDGRVAVGYRLPVLELLRTDEEDEAVGHLGPDLLGPDWDAARALARLSADPDRPVGEALLDQRNLAGVGNVYVAELCFLRGVTPWTPFGRVPAPERLVALARRLLVANRDRPGHVTTGDTRRGRTHWVYGREHQPCLRCGTTVRSARHGSQDRQQDRVAYWCPRCQRGPAPGQGPATPSSPSSPPHG
- a CDS encoding helix-turn-helix transcriptional regulator, coding for MTVLTTESGQEDILLTPKEVSDVLRVPVGTLGQWRHRGTGPRSIKYESGGIRYRRSIVLAWLAEQELNSTD
- a CDS encoding AzlC family ABC transporter permease, which gives rise to MKTEQTAGPETERPPARPRAAVVRDALGVGVAVGLSGFAFGVTSAGAGLSVLQSCVLSLLVFTGASQFALVSALGAGGSPFAAAAGAFFLGTRNAFYGLRLSQLLRLPAPVRPLAAQWVIDETSAVALAQRGRAAARLGFTVTGASLYALWNLTTLLGALGASALGDPNAWGLDAAGPAVFLALLAPMVKGRAERAVAALAVLLALACLPVLPAGVPVLVAALAAPLVLAARKAAAR
- a CDS encoding AraC family transcriptional regulator, which translates into the protein MTAREQARFWEHPDLPGVDLLRARYVRHTFSRHVHDGYVIAAVTGGVEGIGLPGGAEVAGEGGVVLINPEVPHTAYAGAAGGWSYRVLYPSTAVVSAVAAETGGPRGTPSFTGPVVADPAAARLIAAVHEAAEQDDVLAAETFLRLVVARLLSRHGAGATRGLPGRAAAPGAAARARELLTERLADPPSLDALAAATGAGPFALLRAFKAAYGLPPHAWLTGERVRAARRLLDAGVPPAEAATAVGFTDQPHLNRHFGRIVGVPPGAYQRDRRTVRAR
- a CDS encoding ATP-dependent helicase, whose amino-acid sequence is MSSPSAPSGPPSDPHSSLDSFSPATRAWFQGAFREPTAAQAGAWSAIAADSDVLVVAPTGSGKTLAAFLAALDRLAATPPPAEARRRCRVLYVSPMKALAVDVERNLRSPLAGLRQESVRLGLPEPEVRVGIRSGDTPAAERRSLVTRPPDILITTPESLFLMLTSAAREALAGIETVIVDEVHAVAGTKRGAHLALSLERLDRLLDRPARRIGLSATVRPVDEVARFLSPQRRVAVVQPPSQKRFELSVVVPVEDLGELGGSPVADAAEHSGPAAGAAQRPSIWPHVEERIADLVQAHRSTIVFANSRRLAERLCNRLNEIGQERAEGEPLSEAHSPAQVMAQSGAAKGAPAVLARAHHGSVSKEQRALVEEDLKAGRLPAVVATSSLELGIDMGAVDLVVQVESPPSVASGLQRVGRAGHQVGAVSTGAVFPKYRGDLVQSAVVTERMREGAIESLRVPSNPLDVLAQQIVAMTALDTWDVDELLALVRQAAPFASLPHSAYTAVLDMLAGRYPSDAFAELRPRLVWDRVANTLTGRPGAQRLAVTSGGTIPDRGLFGVFLAGADPKKGGGRVGELDEEMVYESRVGDVFTLGTTSWRIEDITRDRVLVSPAPGVPGRLPFWKGDQLGRPLELGRALGRWLREVGALPDEAARQRLSAAGLDRWAVDNVLSYLAEQRQACGHVPDDRTVVVERFRDELGDWRVIIHSPFGAQVHAPWALALGARLQERYGLDAQAMHADDGIVLRLPDADLMGLDLLDADPVARGAEFDPDRSPVGAGDVAFDKGEIEQLVTDQVGGSALFASRFRECAARALLLPRRSPGRRTPLWQQRQRASQLLQVASEFGSFPIVLEAIRECLQDVFDVPGLVELMGDIEARRVRLVEVTTQEPSPFARSLLFGYVAQFLYEGDSPLAERRAAALSLDSRLLAELLGQAELRELLDPDVLADLDSELQWLTEDRRVKDAEGVADLLRVLGPLTGTELAVRGAHAQWPAELEAARRAIRVRIAGEEYWAAVEDAGRLRDALGTALPVGVPVAFTEPVKDPLGDLLARYARTHGPFTTGEAAARFGLGGAVADGTLRRLAAAGRLAEGEFRPGGAGQEWCDAGVLRRLRRRSLAALRQELEPVPPATLGVFLPQWQHVGTHGLRGMDGLARAVEQLQGVAVPASALEKLVLPSRVAGYTPAMLDELTSSGEVLWAGAGALPGKDGWVSLYLSESAPLLLPTPQPLELTELHSAVLGALSGGYGLFFRQIGEQVRAAGLSASDPELADAVWDLAWSGRLTNDTLAPLRALLGSGRTAGATAHRAPRAVPRGRYSSLASARSPRATASRSGPPTTAGRWSLVPVPETDPTLRAHALTHTLLDRHGVVTRGAVAAEGVAGGFSAAYRVLAALEETGQARRGYVVEGLGAAQFAMEGAVDRLRALNTARERQEERPDRSRTVVLAAADPANPYGAALPWPEQPAGVSHKPGRKAGSLVVLADGELALYVERGGKTLLAWPLDEIRVGAAADALALAVREGALGRLTVERANGEPALTSPLGRALEAAGFHATPRGLRLREDH
- a CDS encoding tyrosine-type recombinase/integrase, translated to MGYVHDLWYKKGPAGRKVQTKYHGKGKRWQARWETPDGEPKTRLFEKQVDAQKHVTKMDHAVLAGDYLDPEAGKVKVGDFALKTWLPAQDIKGRTEIEYRGVLDRYLIPEWGRRQIRTIKPSEAKAWQALLASKYELTGTTPNRVARHVRSVFRLAVFDKAIRASPFEGIKAPTLTETKVYPPDVAEARQIIAAAYTALWRAMFEVCALTGLRSGELRGMRLEKFDALRMAYRVDQQLVYERGKGMYLDDLKTGAGKRVLPLNRRAVDVIAAYVAGHPPPKNGPWAGLIFAMPGGKPIGESTIDWAIKQTCRYAKTEARHLHELRHHYASVLIAGGESPSVVQQRLGHKDVLTTLRIYSHLFNEAKETTRNVLDAAWAIPSKDEKRLASVTKIT